The following are encoded in a window of Salinibacter ruber DSM 13855 genomic DNA:
- a CDS encoding UPF0175 family protein, whose translation MQLSIPRSVADALALPEGRKKEELLRELAISLYREDMFSFGKARELAEMSKQAFGRLLGERGVERHYGPDELAEDLRYARGEVSSHDEGAGE comes from the coding sequence GTGCAGCTCTCGATTCCTCGTTCGGTCGCCGACGCACTGGCCCTACCCGAGGGCCGGAAAAAAGAAGAGCTCCTGCGCGAGTTGGCCATCTCTCTGTACCGTGAAGACATGTTCTCTTTTGGAAAGGCCCGTGAGCTCGCCGAAATGAGCAAGCAGGCGTTTGGCCGACTGCTGGGCGAGCGAGGTGTCGAGCGGCACTACGGCCCCGACGAACTGGCGGAGGACCTTCGCTATGCTAGGGGGGAGGTCAGCTCTCACGACGAGGGAGCAGGAGAATAG
- a CDS encoding hydantoinase/oxoprolinase family protein, giving the protein MPASGASDTDGPSEVGIDVGGTFTDFVVATKAGLEVRKVPTTDPQHEAVGTGLGRLDVSPAAPIAHGTTTATNALLERQGAKAALVTTEGFADVLAIGRQDRPDLYDLTPMRPDPLVPAARRHEVPERISAEGDILTPLDEAAVRRVARVLEEQDVQSVALAFLFSYRNPEHEKRAAELLRDELPDAVPVTRSSALLPEHREYERVATTVANAYVRPRVERYLTRLGGELGERPVRVMQSSGGTIGPGPAGEQAARLALSGPAGGVVGALGVARRALGEAPRMMTLDMGGTSADVALCDGAVPRATEHTIAGLPLRLPATDIHTVGAGGGSIAHVDAGGSLRVGPESAGAEPGAVCYGRGGTRPTVTDAHLTLGRLDPDRVLGGTDALDMAPEAARSAVGRLGETLGRSPEETALGVLRVANATMERALRRVSVERGHDPRDYTLVPFGGAGPLHAAALAEALGMPRVLVPPAPGALSALGLLMADVTHDASRALLTSVGTLQGDPAPIQHAASALTEKVESALEGHGTPKVAFELDLRYVGQSYEVTVPLASPVTATALGGAAEAFHDRHRRRYGHAAPEAPVEAVALRARGTVPVSPPPLPREPETDLPLRDAEIGTRPVWFSPGGPAETTVYARTALHHGHTLEGPAVLHQYDTTIVVPPGWRARVDAYRNVWIER; this is encoded by the coding sequence ATGCCTGCTTCCGGCGCCTCCGATACAGACGGCCCTTCTGAGGTAGGGATCGACGTCGGCGGCACGTTCACCGACTTCGTCGTGGCGACCAAGGCGGGCCTGGAGGTGCGAAAGGTCCCGACCACCGATCCCCAACACGAGGCCGTCGGCACGGGGCTCGGTCGGCTCGACGTGTCCCCCGCGGCGCCCATCGCCCACGGCACCACGACGGCGACGAACGCGCTTTTGGAGCGGCAAGGCGCGAAGGCGGCGCTGGTGACCACGGAGGGCTTCGCCGACGTGCTCGCCATCGGGCGGCAGGACCGGCCCGACCTCTACGACCTGACGCCGATGCGGCCTGATCCCCTCGTGCCGGCCGCCCGGCGCCACGAGGTGCCGGAGCGCATCAGTGCCGAGGGGGACATCCTCACCCCGCTGGACGAGGCGGCCGTGCGCCGCGTGGCCCGCGTTCTCGAGGAACAGGACGTCCAGAGCGTCGCCCTCGCGTTTCTTTTCTCCTACCGAAACCCCGAGCACGAGAAGCGGGCCGCCGAGCTCCTTCGAGACGAGCTGCCAGACGCGGTGCCGGTGACCCGAAGCAGCGCCCTCTTGCCTGAGCACCGGGAGTACGAGCGCGTGGCCACGACGGTCGCCAACGCGTACGTCCGCCCCAGGGTGGAGCGCTACCTGACGCGTCTCGGTGGCGAACTGGGCGAGCGGCCGGTTCGCGTCATGCAGTCGAGCGGCGGCACGATTGGGCCGGGGCCCGCCGGCGAGCAGGCCGCCCGTCTCGCCCTGAGCGGCCCGGCCGGCGGGGTGGTCGGCGCTCTCGGGGTGGCCCGGCGCGCCCTGGGCGAGGCCCCTCGCATGATGACCCTCGACATGGGCGGAACGAGCGCCGACGTGGCCCTCTGCGACGGGGCGGTGCCCCGCGCCACCGAGCATACGATCGCCGGCCTCCCGCTTCGCCTCCCCGCCACCGACATTCACACCGTCGGGGCCGGGGGCGGCAGCATCGCCCACGTCGACGCCGGCGGCAGCCTGCGGGTGGGCCCGGAGAGCGCGGGGGCCGAGCCGGGGGCCGTCTGCTACGGGCGCGGCGGCACCCGGCCGACGGTCACCGACGCGCACCTCACGCTAGGCCGCCTCGACCCCGACCGCGTGCTCGGCGGCACCGATGCTCTCGACATGGCCCCGGAGGCCGCCCGCAGCGCAGTGGGGCGCCTCGGCGAGACGCTGGGCCGATCGCCGGAGGAGACCGCCCTCGGCGTCCTGCGGGTCGCCAACGCAACGATGGAGCGGGCCCTTCGGCGCGTGTCGGTGGAGCGGGGGCACGACCCGCGGGACTACACGCTCGTTCCGTTCGGCGGGGCCGGTCCCCTCCACGCGGCGGCCCTGGCGGAGGCGCTCGGCATGCCCCGCGTGCTGGTGCCGCCTGCACCTGGGGCCCTTAGCGCGCTTGGCCTGCTCATGGCCGACGTGACCCATGACGCCTCCCGGGCACTCTTGACCTCCGTTGGCACGCTTCAAGGCGACCCCGCCCCAATCCAGCACGCCGCTAGCGCCCTGACCGAGAAGGTCGAGTCTGCCCTGGAAGGGCACGGCACGCCCAAGGTCGCCTTCGAGCTCGACCTGCGCTACGTGGGCCAGAGCTACGAGGTGACCGTGCCCCTGGCTTCCCCCGTCACGGCAACGGCTTTGGGCGGCGCCGCCGAGGCCTTCCACGACCGCCACCGCCGGCGCTACGGCCACGCCGCCCCGGAGGCTCCGGTCGAGGCCGTCGCCCTGCGGGCCCGCGGGACGGTGCCCGTCTCGCCCCCGCCCCTTCCCCGCGAGCCCGAGACCGACCTGCCCCTTCGGGACGCCGAAATCGGCACCCGCCCGGTCTGGTTTTCGCCCGGCGGCCCGGCGGAGACGACCGTCTACGCCCGCACGGCCCTGCACCACGGGCACACGCTTGAGGGCCCCGCCGTGCTGCACCAGTACGACACGACCATCGTCGTGCCGCCCGGCTGGCGGGCCCGCGTCGACGCCTACCGAAACGTCTGGATCGAGCGGTAG
- a CDS encoding HEPN domain-containing protein, whose protein sequence is MSETSKSGEDPTEALLQKANQALDDASYLLEDDRVEAAMNRAYYAAFHAARAALLTEGEEPTSHAGILSRFSYHFVRTGRISEEVGKVLARAETDRNRADYDAFSVFEIQAAEDLVGDVSQFIEAVGQVIKNHRE, encoded by the coding sequence TTGAGCGAAACTAGCAAATCGGGCGAGGACCCTACGGAGGCCCTTCTGCAGAAGGCGAACCAAGCTCTGGACGATGCCTCATACCTATTGGAGGATGACCGTGTGGAAGCGGCCATGAATCGAGCATACTATGCTGCTTTTCACGCAGCCCGCGCAGCCCTCTTGACTGAAGGAGAAGAACCCACCTCCCACGCAGGGATCCTATCCCGCTTCAGTTATCACTTTGTTCGAACTGGTCGTATCTCAGAAGAAGTCGGAAAAGTTCTCGCTCGCGCTGAGACAGATCGCAATCGAGCTGACTACGACGCGTTTTCCGTCTTCGAAATCCAGGCCGCGGAAGATCTCGTTGGTGACGTATCTCAGTTTATCGAGGCTGTGGGCCAGGTAATCAAAAACCACAGGGAATGA
- a CDS encoding HEPN domain-containing protein gives MIEGDEPTSHAGILSRFSHHFIRTVRTSEEVGKVLARAETDRNRADYDAVSVFEIQAAEDLVSNVSQFTKVVHRVVENHRE, from the coding sequence CTGATTGAAGGAGACGAACCCACCTCCCACGCAGGGATTCTGTCTCGCTTCAGTCATCACTTTATTCGAACCGTTCGTACCTCAGAAGAGGTCGGAAAAGTTCTCGCCCGCGCTGAGACAGACCGCAATCGAGCCGACTACGACGCGGTTTCCGTCTTCGAAATCCAGGCCGCGGAAGATCTCGTCAGCAACGTGTCTCAGTTCACCAAAGTGGTACACAGAGTAGTCGAAAACCACAGGGAATGA
- a CDS encoding nucleotidyltransferase domain-containing protein, producing the protein MIVCSSMPASSPFSTPVRRALSDAESALGEIYGDRLKKLIVYGSQARGEAHPDSDVDLMIVLGGRVYPDEEAQRTSQLVIRLASEYGVALSPLHLSEENFERDRPLPRAARREGVVL; encoded by the coding sequence ATGATCGTCTGCTCCTCGATGCCTGCTTCCTCACCCTTTTCTACTCCGGTCCGAAGGGCACTTTCAGATGCAGAGTCTGCTCTTGGAGAAATCTATGGCGATCGGCTAAAAAAACTCATTGTCTATGGCTCTCAGGCCCGCGGGGAAGCCCATCCCGATAGCGACGTGGACCTCATGATTGTACTTGGTGGAAGGGTTTACCCAGATGAGGAGGCCCAGCGCACCAGCCAATTGGTGATCCGTCTTGCCAGCGAGTACGGCGTGGCCCTTTCTCCTCTTCACCTCAGCGAGGAGAATTTTGAACGCGACCGCCCTTTGCCTCGGGCAGCTCGGCGGGAGGGCGTGGTGCTTTGA
- a CDS encoding IS1-like element ISSru2 family transposase (programmed frameshift), whose product MIKETHECRECGSSNIIKNGHSASGSQQYHCKDCGAHKVLDPEPRGYSEEEKEKILRAYRERGSKRAISRIFGISRNTLNRWLGKKGHEADSVAEGLRPARDNDTLELDECWTYVRKRSNKRWLWVALCRRTRQVVAFVIGDRSAKTCARLWSRIPEGYRKGRSFSDFWKSYRPVFEDDSSHRQVGKSSGELAHVERFFGRLRQKLARYVRRTRAASQSERMLHLTTKLFVEWYNEAIT is encoded by the exons ATGATCAAAGAGACCCATGAGTGTAGGGAGTGCGGCTCCTCGAACATTATCAAAAACGGCCACAGCGCGAGCGGCTCTCAGCAATACCACTGCAAGGATTGTGGGGCCCATAAGGTGCTCGATCCGGAGCCGCGGGGCTATTCCGAGGAGGAGAAAGAGAAGATTCTCCGGGCTTACCGTGAACGCGGGTCAAAACGAGCAATCAGTCGCATTTTTGGGATCAGTCGCAATACTCTGAACCGGTGGCTTG GAAAAAAGGGACACGAAGCCGACTCAGTAGCTGAGGGCCTCCGGCCAGCCAGGGACAACGACACCCTTGAACTCGACGAATGCTGGACATACGTCCGAAAACGGTCGAACAAACGGTGGCTCTGGGTCGCTCTATGCCGTCGAACTCGACAGGTCGTAGCATTTGTGATCGGAGACCGCTCGGCAAAAACCTGCGCACGGCTCTGGAGCCGGATTCCGGAGGGCTACCGGAAAGGCCGAAGTTTCAGCGACTTCTGGAAGTCCTATCGCCCAGTTTTTGAAGACGATTCCAGCCATCGGCAGGTCGGAAAGTCCAGTGGCGAGTTGGCACATGTGGAACGGTTTTTTGGGCGACTGCGGCAAAAGCTGGCACGGTACGTCCGTCGGACGCGAGCGGCCTCCCAGTCAGAACGAATGCTCCATCTGACGACAAAACTGTTCGTGGAGTGGTACAACGAAGCCATCACTTAA
- a CDS encoding RES family NAD+ phosphorylase, with product MTDLTVWRPVEEQYSGSAFSGEGARQYGGRFNSPGISVVYTAGSLPLALVETMTGLERYDQLRRYMLFRVGIPQGQLSKLEAEDLPDGWDRHPPSSRSQRIGDRWVSREDSAVLRVPSVAAPYSYNYLLNPLHEAFDDIELGQAEPFPVDERLIPDR from the coding sequence ATGACTGACCTGACGGTTTGGCGACCCGTGGAGGAACAGTATTCGGGGTCGGCCTTCAGCGGAGAGGGAGCGCGCCAATACGGGGGGCGGTTCAACAGTCCCGGGATATCTGTCGTGTACACCGCCGGGAGCCTGCCGCTGGCGCTCGTCGAGACGATGACCGGATTGGAACGCTACGATCAGCTCCGGCGCTACATGCTCTTTCGGGTGGGGATCCCACAGGGACAACTCTCCAAGCTGGAAGCGGAGGACCTGCCGGACGGGTGGGACCGGCATCCCCCTTCCTCCCGGTCGCAACGTATCGGTGATCGGTGGGTCTCCCGCGAGGACTCGGCGGTTCTCAGGGTTCCCTCTGTCGCGGCGCCCTACAGCTACAACTATCTCCTCAATCCTCTGCATGAGGCCTTCGACGATATTGAGCTCGGCCAGGCCGAGCCGTTTCCGGTCGACGAGCGGCTGATCCCCGACCGGTAG
- the parS gene encoding type II RES/Xre toxin-antitoxin system antitoxin: MPTPSTPPRPVESFEDLQAAGLSGLLESIDEGLPARLTGEIQERLAVDPEEMATLLGISPRTLKRRGESGTLTPVESERLYRIARLFRKSTSVFESEEESRSWLKRPQMRLGGEVPLEIARLEPGAREVERLLGRIEHGVPA, encoded by the coding sequence ATGCCCACTCCTTCGACCCCGCCCCGCCCCGTTGAGTCGTTTGAGGACCTCCAGGCCGCAGGCCTCTCCGGCCTGCTCGAGTCGATCGATGAGGGCCTTCCTGCGAGGCTCACAGGCGAGATCCAAGAGCGACTCGCGGTTGACCCCGAGGAGATGGCCACCCTTCTCGGCATCTCGCCCCGCACCTTGAAGCGCCGCGGCGAAAGCGGCACCCTCACCCCAGTTGAATCTGAGCGCCTCTACCGCATCGCGCGCCTTTTCCGGAAGTCCACCAGTGTTTTCGAGAGTGAAGAGGAGTCCCGCTCCTGGCTGAAACGCCCGCAGATGCGCCTGGGCGGAGAGGTTCCCCTTGAGATTGCCCGGCTGGAGCCGGGCGCCCGGGAGGTCGAACGCCTTCTTGGCCGCATCGAACACGGGGTTCCGGCCTAG